AAGATGTAACTAACGCATCTGCTTCTAGCAGAACTTGGAGGCGCTGTGCGTAGTCAGGATTGTGACGCAAGCGAGGTACTCGTAATCTTATTCTTCCCGGAATTGTATGGATAACCCTGTAATCTACTTGGGGAAGATGCGTGCGTGAATATCCCTTGTGTTCTATAAAATGGGCTTTCCCATTCTTTTGGGTCAAATTCAGTTGGGATTGACCTGCGGAGGATGGTAGACCCACCTTAACTTGTACCATTGCTTCTCTCTCATACAAAAATATTGGTGAACATTGGTGACGAGAACACTGTTTGTAGTGAGCTATAAAGCGCTTATTGAGGACTCAAGTCCTGACTACAAACAATAATCTTCAAGTCTTTATTTAAGAGTGGATATCTTGCAAAAATCAGGAGATTCTTAATTACGAACACAGATGAACACAGATGCACACAGATGCATATGGATTTTATCGGTGTCCGTTTTTTGAAAATAGACTTTTGCAAAAGGTCTAGTAGTCAGTCAAGAGCGCGTCTTTGCTTGGGTTTAAGTCTCCCACTATACGCCTGTTCACTGATAACTGTTCACTGTTCACTGATTTAATGATTGGTTAGAAAAGTTAGGCAACTGCCACATCACTGGCACATTGCAACAGATTTGCTAAATGTGATATCGCAGCTTCCAAAACACTGCGATCGCGGTCTTTGGTATTAGCTTTCACCGCAGATTTGTATGTGATCACAACTGATGCTGCGGCACGGTTAATTCGTTCGCCGATGACCGTTGGATCTGCTTTTAATAAAGCCTCTAAGTGTTGCACATATTTAGGATCTTTTGCGATCCGAGGCACATGAAACCGAATTCTTCCCGGAATGACGTGAGCAATGCTATAAGCTACTTTAGCTGACTGCTTTGCTTGCTGTTCAGTTTTCTGGGGAGGTACGACGGACTTCGGGCGAGACGAAGACACTGGTAGGACTTGAATCCCCATCCAATCGAGCCTTCTGCCTTCTTCAATTTCTTTAGGCAACTTCCTACTTAGTAGAAATTTATGTTCTGTAATGGTTGCAACTGTGATTTTTTTAACAGCAGTGACATTAAAATGTCTGCTAACTGAAGTAGGGGAAGATGCAGGGAGAACTGGTAATTTCTCCTCGTCTTGTTGTTGTCTGTGTTCTATATGGCTGACTGTTGGGTATGAATTCGTTGGTTGTATCGTTGCTGGCTCTGCTGTACTAGATTGAATCAGATTAACTAGATGCGATCGCATCTCACTATCTGATATGACTCCAGATTTGTACATTACCACAATAGACGCAGCAGTGATATTTATTTGCACCTTCGTAACCAATGCCTCTGCTTTCAACAACTTTACAAGACGTTCTTGATATTTTTCATCTGTGGAAATGCGAGGAACGCAAAACCCAACTTGTCCTGGCATTGCATAGGTAATGCTATAAATTTCTTTTACCATTCCAAGTTCAGTTGGTTTTTGAGTTTTGAGATAGGAATTTACTGGTTGAATCGTTGCTGGCTCTTTGATTCCAGACTGAATCAGATCAATTAGATGCGATCGCATCTCACTATCTGACATTTCTCCAGACTTATAAGTTACTACCACAGAAGCGGCGGTACTATTGACTTGCACATCTGTGACTAAAGCTTCTGCTTTCAGCAATTTTACAAGACGTTCCAGGTAGCTTTGATCTCTGGAAATACGGGGTACACAAAACCCGACTTGTCCTGGCATTGCATAGGTGATGCTGTAAACTTCCCGGGGCGATCGCTCTTCAGTGCGATCACTTTGCTGCGTAACTCTTCCCTGGGTTTTTTTTTCTGGGATAGATACCAATCCTAACCTTGATCCAACCATTGCTTTCCTCCCTCCTCAGTCCGGGGCTGCATTAATAGGAAAGTTCGCCATAAAGGCGAGAGCATAAGACAAAGCTGGAGCTTTGAATGTAGCCCATAAACCAGTTACTTCTGGTGTAGGTTCCACTGTTGCTGTCTGGAATTCTTCTGGTTTGCTCAACTGAGTAACTGGCTTGGCAATTGGGTGCGTATGAGCGTCTTTGGCTATGACTTGCGGTGCTGTTTGCTGGGCTAGCTGCATGAAACCCACCCAGTGATCTGCTTCTATATTGCTTGGTTGATATGCGATCGCCACTGATGCAGCATCACAATTAACACGCACGTTTGTAACTTGGGGATCAGCTTTGAGCAATCTTTCCAAGCGTTTTGCATAGTCTCGATCTTGAGCTAATTTTGGTACACTCAGCCGAATACGCCCCGGAATTACATGGACTATGTTGCAAGTAATCTTTGCACTATCTCCACTGTCTGTTGAGAATAACTCTTGTTTTCCAGGTGCTATTTGCTCCACTTTTGCTAAAGAGGTTTGCGATGTAACCTGATGTTTTTTTTTCGATTGTGTTGCAGAAGCTGTATTCAATTTTTTATTCTTTTTAGTTCCGAATAATTGAGGTTCTATATAGTCAATCACACGCCGAGTGGCATCTGCTGTAATCATGTATACCGGAATTGCTGCCAACCCATTGATTCCAAGCGCCCCTGTTACTCCTAATCCTGCAAATAGAGGAATCAAGGAAAGTCCTTGCTCTTGCCAAAATTCTGCTGATTTCCAAGCCGCAA
Above is a genomic segment from Fischerella sp. JS2 containing:
- a CDS encoding HMA2 domain-containing protein, translated to MTKTISSRKGLSQPLQQSSGLIFAHQQSDEVDNHKGEVSARLTAQQGLSGLKIIHVSQGRVRIRATDFSQKSILESLSQELRQHDGVTQVTTNHKTSSLVVKFDESRLPLPQMLATLQEFGIQQYQATSDSQTNTDPFAAWKSAEFWQEQGLSLIPLFAGLGVTGALGINGLAAIPVYMITADATRRVIDYIEPQLFGTKKNKKLNTASATQSKKKHQVTSQTSLAKVEQIAPGKQELFSTDSGDSAKITCNIVHVIPGRIRLSVPKLAQDRDYAKRLERLLKADPQVTNVRVNCDAASVAIAYQPSNIEADHWVGFMQLAQQTAPQVIAKDAHTHPIAKPVTQLSKPEEFQTATVEPTPEVTGLWATFKAPALSYALAFMANFPINAAPD